A window from Acinonyx jubatus isolate Ajub_Pintada_27869175 chromosome E1, VMU_Ajub_asm_v1.0, whole genome shotgun sequence encodes these proteins:
- the CHD3 gene encoding chromodomain-helicase-DNA-binding protein 3 isoform X2: MASPLRDEEEEEEEMVVSEEEEEEEEEGDEEEEEVEAADEDYEEDDDEGVLGRGPGHDRGRDRHSPPGCHLFPPPPPPPPLPPPPPPPPPPPDKDDLRLLPSALGVKKRKRGPKKQKENKPGKPRKRKKLDSEEEFGSERDEYREKSESGGSEYGTGPGRKRRRKHREKKEKKTKRRKKGEGDGGQKKLRVSQQVEQKSSATLLLTWGLEDVEHVFSEEDYHTLTNYKAFSQFMRPLIAKKNPKIPMSKMMTILGAKWREFSANNPFKGSAAAVAAAAAAAAAAVAEQVSAAVSSTAPVAPSGPPTLPAPPSADTQPPPIRRAKTKEGKGPGHKRRSKSPRVPDGRKKLRGKKMAPLKIKLGLLGGKRKKGGSYVFQSDEGPEPEAEESDLDSGSVHSASGRPDGPVRTKKLKRGRPGRKKKKVVLGCPAVAGEDEVDGYETDHQDYCEVCQQGGEIILCDTCPRAYHLVCLDPELDRAPEGKWSCPHCEKEGVQWEAKEEEEEYEEEGEEEGEKEEEDDHMEYCRVCKDGGELLCCDACISSYHIHCLNPPLPDIPNGEWLCPRCTCPVLKGRVQKILHWRWGEPPVSVPAPQQADGNPDAPPPRPLQGRSEREFFVKWVGLSYWHCSWAKELQLEIFHLVMYRNYQRKNDMDEPPPLDYGSGEDDGKSDKRKVKDPHYAEMEEKYYRFGIKPEWMTVHRIINHSVDKKGNYHYLVKWRDLPYDQSTWEEDEMNIPEYEEHKQSYWRHRELIMGEDPAQPRKYKKKKKELQGDGPPSSPTNDPTVKYETQPRFITATGGTLHMYQLEGLNWLRFSWAQGTDTILADEMGLGKTIQTIVFLYSLYKEGHTKGPFLVSAPLSTIINWEREFQMWAPKFYVVTYTGDKDSRAIIRENEFSFEDNAIKGGKKAFKMKREAQVKFHVLLTSYELITIDQAALGSIRWACLVVDEAHRLKNNQSKFFRVLNGYKIDHKLLLTGTPLQNNLEELFHLLNFLTPERFNNLEGFLEEFADISKEDQIKKLHDLLGPHMLRRLKADVFKNMPAKTELIVRVELSPMQKKYYKYILTRNFEALNSRGGGNQVSLLNIMMDLKKCCNHPYLFPVAAMESPKLPSGAYEGGALIKASGKLMLLQKMLRKLKEQGHRVLIFSQMTKMLDLLEDFLDYEGYKYERIDGGITGALRQEAIDRFNAPGAQQFCFLLSTRAGGLGINLATADTVIIFDSDWNPHNDIQAFSRAHRIGQANKVMIYRFVTRASVEERITQVAKRKMMLTHLVVRPGLGSKAGSMSKQELDDILKFGTEELFKDENEGENKEEDSSVIHYDNEAIARLLDRNQDATEDTDVQNMNEYLSSFKVAQYVVREEDKIEEIEREIIKQEENVDPDYWEKLLRHHYEQQQEDLARNLGKGKRVRKQVNYNDAAQEDQDNQSEYSVGSEEEDEDFDERPEGRRQSKRQLRNEKDKPLPPLLARVGGNIEVLGFNTRQRKAFLNAVMRWGMPPQDAFTTQWLVRDLRGKTEKEFKAYVSLFMRHLCEPGADGSETFADGVPREGLSRQQVLTRIGVMSLVKKKVQEFEHINGRWSMPELMPDPSADSKRSSRASSPTKTSPTTPEASATNSPCTSKPATPAPSEKGDGVRTPLEKDEAENQEEKPERKIEKMETEADAPSPAPSLGERLEPRKIPLEEEVSGIAGEMEPEPGYRGDREKSATESTPGERGEEKPLDGQEHRERPEGETGDLGKREDVKGDRELRPGPPRDEPRSNGRREEKAEKPRFMFNIADGGFTELHTLWQNEERAAISSGRLNEIWHRRHDYWLLAGIVLHGYARWQDIQNDAQFAIINEPFKTEANKGNFLEMKNKFLARRFKLLEQALVIEEQLRRAAYLNLSQEPAHPAMALHARFAEAECLAESHQHLSKESLAGNKPANAVLHKGKGRGGPARGRAHNAASEPAGGVAERHEGGRDPPARHAVPNTPHRSPPSDVRAQHPQPAGQQGHGASPHTGLPPGSVRYTSGVRGGLQRRTRRGPGRRRRQLQPDACRVLHHSRHQRPSGAGEEGEGNGGGTGVRRAGSEGAPSRGGDLYRRLTGPQACPSPRPRARGRPPAQALGPAANSPPSPPLGPPLG, from the exons CCAGCAGGTAGAACAGAAGTCGTCAGCGACTCTGCTGCTGACCTGGGGCCTGGAGGATGTGGAGCACGTGTTCTCCGAGGAGGATTACCACACGCTCACCAACTACAAAGCCTTCAGCCAGTTCATGAG GCCCCTGATTGCGAAGAAGAATCCTAAGATCCCGATGTCTAAGATGATGACCATCCTTGGGGCCAAGTGGAGAGAGTTCAGTGCCAACAACCCCTTCAAGGGGTCGGCAGCTGCCgtggcggcggccgcggcggcggcggccgcagcTGTGGCTGAGCAGGTGTCAGCTGCCGTCTCATCGACCGCCCCTGTAGCACCTTCCGGACCCCCCACCCTTCCAGCACCTCCTTCTGCTGAtacccagcccccacccatcCGAAGAGCCAAAACCAAAGAGGGCAAAG GTCCAGGCCATAAAAGGCGGAGTAAGAGCCCCCGAGTGCCCGACGGACGCAAGAAGCTTCGGGGAAAGAAGATGGCGCCACTCAAAATCAAACTAGGGCTGCTGGGTGGCAAGCGGAAGAAGGGAGGCTCG TATGTCTTTCAGAGCGACGAGGGCCCCGAACCCGAGGCTGAGGAGTCAGACCTGGACAGCGGCAGCGTCCACAGCGCCTCGGGCCGGCCTGATGGCCCTGTCCGCACCAAGAAGCTAAAGAGAGGCCGgccagggaggaagaagaagaagg TAGTCCTGGGCTGTCCCGCAGTGGCCGGGGAGGACGAGGTTGACGGCTACGAGACGGACCACCAGGATTACTGTGAGGTGTGCCAGCAGGGCGGGGAAATCATTCTGTGCGACACCTGCCCTCGTGCCTACCACCTCGTCTGCCTTGATCCTGAGCTTGACCGGGCTCCTGAGGGCAAATGGAGCTGCCCCCACTGC GAGAAGGAGGGGGTCCAGTGGGaggccaaggaggaggaggaggagtacgaggaggagggagaggaggaaggggagaaggaggaggaggacgaccaCATGGAGTACTGTCGCGTGTGCAAGGATGGCGGCGAGCTCCTGTGCTGTGACGCTTGCATTTCTTCCTACCACATCCACTGTCTGAACCCGCCCCTGCCTGACATCCCCAACGGTGAATGGCTGTGTCCCCGATGCACA TGCCCCGTGCTGAAAGGCCGCGTGCAGAAGATCCTGCATTGGCGGTGGGGGGAGCCACCCGTGTCAGTGCCGGCGCCCCAACAGGCGGATGGGAACCCGGatgccccacccccccgcccccttcaaGGCCGATCCGAGCGAGAGTTCTTTGTCAAGTGGGTGGGACTGTCCTACTGGCACTGCTCCTGGGCCAAGGAGCTTCAG TTGGAAATCTTCCACTTGGTGATGTACCGGAACTACCAGCGGAAGAACGACATGGACGAGCCCCCGCCGCTGGACTATGGCTCTGGCGAGGACGACGGGAAGAGTGACAAGCGCAAGGTGAAGGACCCACACTACGCGGAGATGGAGGAAAAGTACTATCGCTTTGGTATCAAGCCGGAGTGGATGACCGTCCACCGCATCATCAACCACAG TGTGGATAAAAAGGGGAATTACCACTATCTGGTGAAATGGAGAGACCTGCCGTACGACCAGTCCACGTGGGAGGAAGATGAAATGAACATCCCTGAATACGAGGAGCATAAGCAGAGCTACTGGCGACACCG AGAACTAATTATGGGGGAGGACCCGGCCCAGCCCCGCAAgtacaagaagaagaagaaggagctGCAGGGCGACGGGCCTCCCAGCTCTCCTACGAATGAC CCCACGGTGAAATACGAGACTCAGCCACGGTTTATCACGGCCACGGGAGGCACGCTGCACATGTATCAGCTGGAGGGCTTGAACTGGCTGCGCTTCTCGTGGGCTCAGGGCACCGACACCATCCTGGCTGATGAGATGGGGCTGGGCAAGACCATACAGACCATTGTCTTCCTCTACTCGCTCTATAAGGAG GGCCACACGAAGGGTCCCTTCTTGGTGAGCGCCCCACTCTCCACCATCATTAACTGGGAGCGGGAGTTCCAGATGTGGGCACCCAAGTTCTACGTGGTGACCTACACGGGGGACAAGGACAGCCGGGCCATCATTCGGGAGAACGAGTTTTCCTTCGAAGACAACGCCATCAAAGGTGGCAAGAAAGCTTTTAAGATGAAG AGGGAGGCCCAGGTGAAGTTCCATGTGCTCCTGACATCGTACGAGCTGATCACCATTGATCAGGCAGCACTCGGTTCCATCCGCTGGGCCTGCCTTGTGGTGGATGAAGCCCATCGGCTCAAGAATAACCAGTCCAAG TTTTTCAGGGTCCTCAATGGCTACAAGATAGATCATAAGTTGCTGCTGACAGGGACTCCATTGCAGAATAATCTGGAGGAGCTTTTCCATCTGCTTAACTTCCTCACCCCCGAGAGGTTTAA CAATctggaaggcttcttggaggagttTGCTGACATATCCAAAGAAGACCAGATTAAGAAACTGCATGATTTGCTTGGGCCGCACATGCTGCGGAGGCTCAAGGCCGATGTCTTTAAGAACATGCCAGCCAAGACAGAGCTCATTGTTCGGGTGGAGCTGAGCCCCATGCAGAA GAAATACTACAAGTACATCCTGACTCGGAACTTTGAGGCCTTGAATTCACGAGGTGGTGGGAACCAGGTGTCGCTGCTCAACATCATGATGGACCTTAAGAAGTGCTGCAACCATCCCTACCTCTTTCCTGTGGCTGCTATG GAGTCCCCCAAACTGCCCAGTGGGGCTTATGAGGGTGGGGCACTTATTAAGGCATCTGGGAAGCTTATGCTGCTGCAGAAGATGCTGCGAAAGCTGAAGGAGCAAGGACACCGAGTGCTCATCTTCTCGCAG ATGACCAAGATGTTGGACCTGCTAGAGGACTTCTTAGACTACGAAGGCTACAAGTACGAGCGCATCGACGGCGGCATCACtggggccctgaggcaggaggccATCGATCGCTTCAATG ctcctggcGCCCAGCAGTTCTGCTTCCTACTGTCCACCCGGGCCGGGGGCCTGGGCATCAATCTGGCCACTGCCGACACTGTCATCATCTTCGATTCCGACTGGAACCCTCATAACGACATCCAG GCCTTCAGCCGTGCTCACCGGATCGGCCAGGCCAACAAAGTGATGATTTACCGGTTTGTGACTCGAGCGTCCGTGGAGGAGCGCATCACACAGGTGGCCAAGAGGAAGATGATGCTCACCCACCTGGTGGTGCGGCCTGGGCTGGGCTCCAAGGCGGGCTCCATGTCCAAGCAGGAGCTGGACGACATCCTCAAGTTCGGCACCGAGGAGCTGTTCAAGGATGAGAACGAGG GGGAGAACAAGGAGGAGGACAGCAGCGTGATTCACTACGACAATGAGGCCATTGCGCGGCTGTTGGACCGGAACCAGGATGCGACAGAGGACACCGACGTGCAGAACATGAACGAGTATCTGAGCTCCTTCAAGGTGGCGCAGTACGTGGTGCGGGAGGAGGACAAG ATTGAGGAGATCGAACGAGAGATCATTAAGCAGGAGGAGAACGTGGACCCCGACTACTGGGAGAAGCTGCTGAGGCATCACTACGAGCAACAGCAGGAAGACCTGGCCCGGAATCTCGGCAAGGGCAAGCGGGTTCGCAAGCAGGTCAACTACAACGACGCCGCTCAGGAGGACCAAG ACAACCAGTCCGAATACTCCGTGGGATcggaggaggaagatgaagacTTTGATGAGCGTCCAGAAG ggcgTCGACAGTCCAAGAGGCAGCTCCGGAACGAAAAGGACAAGCCGctgcctcccctgctggctcgAGTTGGGGGCAACATCGAG GTGCTGGGATTCAACACCCGGCAGCGGAAGGCCTTCCTCAACGCCGTGATGCGCTGGGGGATGCCACCACAGGACGCCTTCACCACGCAGTGGCTGGTGCGGGACCTCAGGGGCAAGACGGAGAAGGAGTTCAA GGCCTATGTGTCTCTGTTCATGCGCCATCTGTGTGAGCCCGGGGCAGACGGTTCTGAAACCTTTGCTGACGGGGTCCCCCGGGAGGGCCTGAGTCGCCAGCAAGTGTTGACCCGAATTGGAGTCATGTCTCTCGTCAAGAAGAAG GTGCAGGAGTTTGAGCACATCAATGGGCGCTGGTCGATGCCCGAGCTGATGCCCGACCCCAGTGCCGACTCTAAGCGCTCCTCCAGGGCCTCCTCTCCTACCAAAACGTCTCCCACCACCCCGGAGGCTTCTGCCACAAACAGCCCTTGCACTTCTAAACCTG ctACTCCGGCTCCAAGTGAGAAGGGAGATGGCGTCAGGACACCTCTTGAAAAGGATGAAGCGGAAAACCAGGAGGAGAAACCGGAGAGGAAGATCGAGAAGATGGAAACAGAG GCCGATGCCCCTAGCCCAGCCCCGTCGCTTGGGGAGCGGCTGGAGCCAAGGAAGATTCCTCTAGAGGAAGAGGTGTCTGGAATAGCAGGAGAAATGGAGCCTGAACCTGGGTAccggggggacagagagaagtcaG ccACAGAGTCAACGccaggagagaggggggaggagaagccATTGGATGGACAGGAACACAGGGAGAGGCCGGAGGGGGAGACAGGGGATTTGGGCAAGAGAG AGGATGTGAAAGGGGACCGGGAGCTTCGACCGGGGCCTCCTCGGGACGAGCCACGGTCCAACGGGCGGCGCGAGGAGAAGGCGGAGAAGCCTCGGTTCATGTTCAACATCGCAGACGGCGGCTTCACAG AGCTTCACACGCTGTGGCAGAATGAGGAACGGGCAGCTATTTCCTCGGGGAGACTCAACGAGATCTGGCACCGAAGACACGACTACTGGCTTCTGGCTGGGATTGTCCT CCATGGCTACGCACGGTGGCAGGACATCCAGAATGATGCTCAGTTTGCCATTATCAACGAGCCGTTTAAAACCGAAGCCAATAAGGGGAACTTCCTGGAGATGAAAAATAAGTTCCTGGCCCGGAGGTTCAAG CTCCTGGAGCAGGCGCTGGTGATCGAGGAGCAGCTTCGGCGGGCGGCCTACCTGAACCTATCGCAGGAGCCGGCGCACCCCGCCATGGCCCTCCACGCCCGCTTCGCCGAGGCCGAGTGCCTGGCCGAGAGCCACCAGCACCTCTCCAAGGAGTCGCTGGCGGGGAACAAGCCGGCCAACGCCGTCCTGCACAAGGGTAAGGGCCGCGGCGGCCCCGCGCGGGGGAGGGCCCACAACGCTGC TTCTGAACCAGCTGGAGGAGTTGCTGAGCGACATGAAGGCGGACGTGACCCGCCTGCCCGCCACGCTGTCCCGAATACCCCCCATCGCAGCCCGCCTTCAGATGTCCGAGCGCAGCATCCTCAGCCGGCTGGCCAGCAAGGGCACGGAGCCTCACCCCACACCG GCCTTCCCCCCGGGTCCGTACGCTACACCTCCGGGGTACGGGGCGGCCTTCAGCGCCGCACCCGTAGGGGCCCTGGCCGCCGCAGGCGCCAATTACAGCCAGATGCCTGCAGGGTCCTTCATCACAG CCGCCACCAACGGCCCTCCGGTGCTggtgaagaaggagaaggaaatggtgGGGGCACTGGTGTCAGACGGGCTGGATCGGAAGGAGCCCCGAGCCGGGGAGGTGATCTGTATAGACGACTGACCGGACCCCAGGCCTGCCCATCACCCAGGCCTCGTGCCCGGGGCCGCCCCCCAGCTCAGGCTCTGGGACCTGCGGCCAATtctccaccttccccacccctggggccaccTCTGGGCtag